The Hymenobacter swuensis DY53 genome includes the window AGCTAGCCGGTAAAGTAGCGGCTCCGGTGGTAGCGCAGGTAGCGGAAATACAGCAATTGCTGGAAGCGGGCGGAGTACGCAACTTTCAGCGGGTGCACCAGCTGATCAACACGTCCTTCGGGCAGTCCAGCTCCAAGGACCTGATTCAGACCGACCTCTTTTTCAGGCCGGAGAGTAACACGCTCAAAACAGAAGTAATAGAAACCGTGACCAGCCAGCTCAGTGAGCTATTCGCGCTGGCCAATAAAACCAACCTGCCAGACCTGGAACGCTTCAAGAAGGACTTTGTAGAGCGTTTCGAGGACCGGGAAGTGCCCCTGCTGCTAGCCCTGGACAGCGAAACCGGCGTGGGCTACGGCCGCGCCGAGGCGGGTCGCAGTGACCACCTGCCGCTGCTGGATGGCATCACGCCGCGTACTAACACTGCTCCCAAAAGCGCCGAGTGGAAAAAGTACACGCAGTTGGTGCACCGCCTGTTCCGGCAGGCGGCGGCCACCGGCGCGCAGGCCGTGGAGCTGACTCCCGCTGACCTGGCCGGCCTGGAGGCGAAACCCGACCTGGGCCGCAACACACCCGCCAGCCTCTACGCGTTCGGCTCCCTGTTGGCCAGCTCTCCGGCCGCCCTGGATGCGGGCGACTTCCGGTTTGCCCTGGGCGTGTGCTCGGCCCCATCGGCCGCGAACCTGCTGGGCCGCTTCTGCTACGGCGATACCGCGCTGCTGGATAACGTGAAAGCCAGCCTGCAACGCGCCGAGCCTGACACGGAAGAAGCCGTGTACGCGGAAGTAGTTCACCTGCCCGAGGCGCGCATTGGTAACATTCTGATGCGGCCTCATTTGCGGACGTATGAAATTCCGTTTTTGGGGCTGTCGGCCGCGCCGGCCGAGCACCAGATTACGGTGCAGGACCTGCGGGTATCGGTGCGGCAGGGGCAGCTGGTACTCCGTTCGGCCCGCCTGAACAAACGCGTTATTCCCCGGCTGTCCTCAGCGCACAACTACACCACGGGGCTGCCCATTTACCGCTTCCTGTGCGATTTACAGAAGCATGACATCTACTTCGGCGTGAGCTGGTACTGGGATAACCTCAGTTCGGAACCGTTTCTGCCCCGGGTGCAGTACCGGAACATCATCCTGACCAAAGCCACCTGGCACCTCACACTGGCTGATCTGCAGCCGGGCGAGGGCCGCCGGAAACCCCTGACGGAAGCTGTGTTGCACCAGCACCTGCTGGACCGCAAACTGCCCCGGTTCTTCTGCCTGACCGACCATGACAACGAGCTGCTGATTGACGGCCACCACGCGGCGGCCCGGCAGCTGGTAGTGCAGCAGCTGGAAAAGAAAGGCCGCGTGACCCTCACCGAGTTTCTGGCTACGCCGGATAACTGTCCGCTGCAGGGCCCTGGCAATACCCACTACACAAACGAACTGCTGTTGCCACTCTACAATGGGGCGTATGTGCCGCCGGGTACCCCGGCGCGCGCCTTACCGCTGCCCGATGTGACGCGCAGCTTTGCCCCGGGCAGCGAGTGGTTGTATCTGAAACTCTACGCCGGTACCAAAACCATGGACCGAGTACTGACCGAAAAAATCAGGCCGCTGGTGGCGCAGCTGCTGGTGGAAGGCATCATTGACAAGTGGTTTTTCATTCGCTATAACGACCCTCACCACCACCTGCGGGTGCGCTTTCATGTGCCGGTGGGGCAGGAAAGCCGGTTTGCGCAGGTAGTGCAGGCGGTGCAGCAGACCTTGGCGCCGGAGCTGGCGGAAGGGCTGGTGCATAAGCTTCAGCTCGATACCTACGTGCGGGAACTGGAGCGCTACGGGGCTGCCAACATGGAAAACTCAGAGTCACTTTTCTATCATGACAGCCAGGCTATAGCCAACGTACTCAGCCTGCTGGAAGGCGATGAAGGCGAAACCTACCGCTGGCTGCTGGCCCTGCGGGGCCTGGATGAGTTGCTGACGGATTTCGGGCTGGAGCTGCCGGCCAAGAAGCAGGTGTTGCAGCAACTGTCGGAGGCCTTCTTCCAAGAGTTCAACGGCGACAAATCTTTGCAGGTGCAGCTCAACGAAAAGTACCGGCAGGAGTCGCGCCGGATCCGGAGCTTCCTGAACCCGGCCGAAGATGAGCACAATGGCATTGAGGAAGCCACGCAGGAGTTTCTGGTTCGGCGTCGGGAGTCGCGGGAAACGGTAGCGGCTATTCAAGGCCTGTATCCGCAGCCCCTGCCAGCTTCTGCGGCTGGTTTCAGCCTGCTGGCCAGCTACGTGCACATGTACGTCAACCGCTTTGTGCTGTCAAAGTCCCGCCTACATGAGCTGACGCTCTACGGGCTTCTGCACAAGCACTACACGGCTCAGGCTGCTATGGAAAAGAACACGCACTCCGCCCCCAAACCCGTGAGCTATGCCCTCTGAAAACTACTACCACAGTGAGGTAAAGGAAATTATGCTCACCAAGCCCAGCTGGATATTGAAGTGGGGCAACGTCATTATTTTGGCGTTATTACTGCTGGTATTTGCGTTTGCGGCCTTCTTCACCTACCCCGAGTCGCTGACTACCCCCATCACCCTCACGGCAGTACGGCCGGTGGAAGTGCTGAAGCCCCGGCCCGTGAACTGGGGCATTCAGGCCGTACTGGTGAAGGAGGGGGCCACGGTTACGCCCGGCACCCCGCTGGTTGCCTGGTACGATGCCGGACAGGCCGACTACCGGGAGGTGCTTCGGCTGGAAAAGCTATTGCGCGATTATGCTGCCCGGCCGCCGTTACCCGCTGGCACCACCCCAAGCCAAGGACTACTGCGCCGTTTTTTCAGAGTTGATACCCTGAAGCTGGGCACCCTGCGCGGCACGTACCGGATGCTCAACCAGCAGTTGCTGAAGCAGCACGATATTCCCGCCAGCCACATCACGCAGGGCCTGCGCCAGGTGGCCGCTTGGAAAGCAGAATGTATATCGTTGGCGCGCAGCACAGGACAGGCCCGCATCAACTACAGCCTGCCCCAAACAGCCACGCCGGTAGCGGCTACCCAACCCATCCTGTACGTGCAGCCCCCGGCCGCCGAGTACGTGGCGCATGGCTACATCACTGATGCGCAGTATCCCACCGTAACTGCTGGCCAGAAGGTGTTTGTGACGGTGGCCGAGCTGGGTGGGACCCGCATTGCGGGGCGGGTGTTGGGCGTGGCTCCACTGGCCGAGAACAGCCGCCATAAAGTGTTTATTTGTCTGCTGCCCACTGAGAGGACGGTGCTGAACGCCACGTTTTCCGGCACGGCCCGCATTGTGCTGCATAACCGGCCGCTGCTGGAAAAATTTCTGTCCATCAAGAGCTGACCTCCCTACCCAAAAAACCGGCGGCCCGGCACCCACGCTTTGGAAGGTGGGTGCCGGGCCGCCGGTTTTTTGGGTGGCACAAGCTGCGGATTACTGCTCAAGCAACGCCAGAGCCTGCGTGACTACCTGCTCGAACATCGGATACGTGAACGGCTTGGTCAGCACTTTTGAATAGCGTATTCCCAGGCTCTGAACAAAGGATTCGGGGTACGCTGTGGTGATGATGATGCTCTGAAATTGATCCGCGTTTATGCGCACTCCGTCGCCAATGCGGTAGGAGTCATTGGGCTTATCCAGTAAATCCAGGAAGACCAGATCTACCGGGGGAGTCTGTTGCTCATCTACCGTATCGGATAAAGATTCGATGCACCATGTCAGGCGCAGTTGGCTGTAGCGTTGCACATACTTGGTAATAAGTGCGCGGGCTAATTCTTCGTCTTCTACTATTCCACAAGTGAAAATACGCATAAGTAAGGGGCAATTAGGTGCTGCTGTAGGGGGAGGCGGCGAAACTTATAGAGCGCAAAAAAAGGCTGTTTGGAGTTGCTTCCGGAGCAACCCCAAACAGCCTTGACGAGCAATTCTGAAAAGAATAGTTCGGGGAAGCAACTATACCGCGCGGCTGGTGCAGAGCGGAGTGGAAGTCAGGATGTCTTCGGTAACGAACAGCAGGCTGGCGCCGGCGGTAGAAAGATTCGTAACGGTTTCTTTTTTGATGTGGAGTTTCTGGGTAGGAGCAGTAAGCGTTTTCATTAGGCAGTAGTTTATGTGAGATGGATGATCAAATGAAGTAAAAGAGCGCTTTGGTTACCCTATAAATTCGACAAACAGAGAAAACCCTTCGACCATCTGCAAAAGATGGACATATGTACTGAATTTCCCCGGTGGCCAGTAACTATAGCGGCTGTATAACCGGTGTATACAGCTTGTGGGAGCCTGGCAGAAAGGCCGCCAGGAAAGTAGCCGGAATACGGGCAGAATGCCGGTGTGCTACGCCTGCAGCTTCCTGCTACCAACGCGGCCCTGGCTTTTGCCGTACCTTCGGATATGGATTTTGGCCGCCTTTCCGACCTGCGCTACGTTAATTTTCGCCTGCCCGCCGACCACCCCGAAACGGCGGCCGTACTAGCCCGCGCCCTGCCCACGCAACCCGCGCCACCGGCCGTGTACGTGGGTTGCCCCATCTGGACCAACAAGGCCTGGGTAGGCAGCTATTTTCCGCTCGGTGTCCGGGAAACGGAGTATCTGCACCATTACGGCCGGCAGTTCAACAGCATCGAGCTGAACACGACGCATTACCGCATTCCGGATGCGCCCACTGTGCGCAAGTGGCGCGAAGCAGTGCCGGTTACGTTCCGTTTCTGCCCCAAAATCCCGCAGGTTATCAGCCACGACCGGGCCCTGTACAACGCCGATGACCTGACGACCAGCTTCTGCCGTGCCATCGAGGGACTGGGGCCGACGCTGGGGCACGCGTTTCTGCAGCTGCCGCCCACCTTCGGGCCGGAGCACTTACCTCGCCTGGAACGGTACCTGCTCGATTTTCCGGCCTACGTGCCGCTGGCCGTGGAACTGCGCCATCCGGCCTGGTTTTCCGACGCGGGGCTGCTGTCCTCGGTGACGGCTATGCTGGAGGCACTGAATAAGCCGCTGGTGCTGAGTGACGTGGCCGGCCGCCGCGACGTGCTGCACATGCGCCTGACTACCCCCGTGACCTTCATCCGCATCAATGGCCACGGCTTGGTAGATTCCGACTTCCGGCGTGCCGACGATTGGGCCGCCTGCATAGCCGGGTGGCTGGAGGCGGGTCTGCACACGGCGTACGTGTTCATCCACCAGAAAGACATCATGCATTCGCCCATCTGGGCAGAGCATTTTCTGCGCCGGCTGCACGAGCTGACGGGTATGGCGGTGGTACCGCCCCGCGTTATTCCGCAACCGGTGCAGGGTAGACTGTTTTAACGCACCTAAGCAGGTAGTCTCAGGTAGTCTGCTACTGCCGCGCAGTTTATGCGGTGGGGGGAGCTACCTGCTTGAGTGAAAGACTTGTTAGCGGGTAAGACGGCTGCCGAGGCTGAATTTAATCCCAATTTCTGGCGCCAAGCCGAAACGGGCAGGCTGTTTGCCGGTGCCATAATAGGTGTAGTACTTGTACCCAGGCTCCCGACCAATACCAACCCCAACATATGCTTCAAACCAGCCATACTTGCCAATGCGGCGCTGTATGCCCCACAATAAGGTAAGGGTGGAATGCTGATAGGGCCGGTAGTCGTTGTGGCTGAAGGCGGAAGTAGACTGCAGCGCCAGATAGTTGCCCACGAACGGCCCGGTAGCCCGGCCTTTCTGTCGGCGCTATATCTTGGTTGTAATAATATTTCACGCCCACATCAAAACCATAATCCCCGATAATGGATTCCCGGCTGTCGTTGAAGTAGCGTTGCCGTCTTCCCACTCTAAAACCACTGAACCCATTGGCGTACAGGGAAAAGGTCGGTGTGAGGTGATGCTCAACCCCCAGTGCCAACGGAAGCGCAAGGCCATAGTAGCCGCTGGAAAGCCCCCGGGTGAAACCCGTGCCGAGTTTGAGCAACGTGCCCGCCCTAGGCCGGGCCGCAGGCGTGGCCACTGAGTCGGGAGTGGTTTGGGCTATTGTGAACTGGGGGGCCAGTAAGGCGGCAAGAAACGACAGGCCAACTGGAGCCGCTAAAGACAGAATGCGCATAGAAATAAGAAAAGAGGTAGAAATTCAGGTTCAGGATATTGAACCAGGAAGGAAGGTTGCGTACCGGAGCACGAAAAGCAGAAAAAAAACGAGTCGGCCCAACCGGAGGCAGGCAAATCCAGTACCTTGCCAACGCCCCTGACGGCGCGTTTTCTGCCCTTATGAAAGTGAATTTTTCCTCCCTGCTCTTCTCCCTGTTACTGGGAGCCGGCAGCCTCCTGCCTCTCCGGGCACAGGTGCTACCCACGGCTGCCGAAACCCGCTGTCTGCTGCTTCCGCTCGACCCCGCCGCCCGGCTGGACCAGGCCTCCCGAATTGTGGAAGGTGAAGTGCTGGATGCCAGTAGCTTCCGGGGAACCAATGGTCGCATCTTCACTCGTCACCGCCTGCGGGTGTTCAAGCAGCTAAAAGGCCCGGCCACTACTGAGTTGATGGTACTGACGGAAGGCGGTACGCTGGGGCTGGAACGACAGGAGTTGACCAATACACTCCGTCTGGCACCCGGTGAGCAGGGCCTCTTCTTTCTGGAGCCAGTCCGGTTTGCCGGCGTGGCGGCTGGTGCCGGGTGGCAGGCATATGGTAGTGAGCAGGGCTTTATCCGGTATGAACTGAACACTGCCACAGCCATTGAGCCGTTCCGGCAGTATCCGCAGCTGGACGCGGCATTTTATCAGACCGTTGGCGGGGCAACTCCGCGCCTGATGCAGGTAAATCCGGCGCTGGATGCGGCCCTGCTGCGCCGGGCGCAGCCACCGATGGCTGCTAAGGGCCAGGCCCCCGTCATTACTACCCTAACTCCGGCCAGCCTCACGGCCGGTACCAATGCCATCCTGACTATTACCGGCTCGGGCTTTGGGGCCAGCCGGGGCACGGGCAGCGTGGAGTTTCGCAATGCCGATGATGGCGGCGCCTCGTACACCAAAGTCAACGACGACGACTACATCAGCTGGACGGATACGCGCATTCAGGTGCGGGTACCCTCGCTGAGTGCCAGCCGCAACCCCGCCGGTACCGGTACCGTGCGCGTTACCACGGCGGAGCAGGTGCCAGCGGTGAGCCCCGGAATAGTGACTATCGTGTTTGCCGCTGCCAATGTGCTGGATACCAATACCGGGCAGCGAACCGTGCCCGGGCACCGCAATTTTGATGGAGCCGGTGGGGTTACGTTCCGGTTTGATGCGAGCTTTGCCAGTAATGTGGCCGCCTCGGCAGCGTGGCAGCGGGCCCTGGCTACCTGGCGCTGCCAGACCGGCATCAACTGGAGCGTAGGCACTACCCGCACCAAAACCGGCGTGGCCGACGACGGGGAAAACTCCGTGGGGTTCGATAGTGGTCCGGAGCTGCCGACGGGCGTTTTAGGCCGTACCACCAGCTACTACCGGGGCTGCTATCTGGCCAATGGCATAGTGGTGTTCTACGTGCAGGAAATTGATACCCAGTTCGATGATGCTACTAACTGGCAGTTTGGGCCGGCCAGCCCTACGGCGGTGCAGCTTGATTTTGAGACGGTAGCGGTTCATGAGCTGGGCCACGCGCAGCAACTCTCGCACCTGATTCTGCCCACGGCCGTGATGCACTACGCCATTGCCAGGGGGCAGCGCAGCCGCACCCTGGCCGCCGGCAGTGATATTGCCGGGGGCCGCTACGTGTTGCGCACCCGTAGCTTTCAGCCCGCCGCCTGCGGCCCGGCCCCGATGCTGCCTGCCCCGCTTACCGGGCAGCTGGCCACCTACGCGGCCGGAAGCGGTACCACCGTTCAATGGACCACCCGCGACGAATGCTACCTGAACAGTTTTGTGGTGGAGCGGGCCCCGGCCGATACTACGGCAGGCTGGCAGCCGGTAGCTACCGTGGCGGCCGGCGCAACGTCCGGGCAGTATCGTTTCGTGGATGCTCAGCCGCTGCCAGGCCTCAGTTACTACCGCCTCCGCCTGCGCCGTCCCGATAATTCCCTGGATACGGCCATGCCCATCGGGGTGACCGATGATGCCTCGGCCCTGAACTCTTTACAGGTGTTTCCGAACCCTTTCCAGACCGGCGAACCGCTGAATCTGCAGTACGTGGGCGGTTCTGCGACCGGTAGTCTGGTGGTGCGCTTCTATGATGCCGTGGGCCGCTACCTGGGCGGCTCCCGCCTCGATTACCTGCCGGGCCTGAACCAGTTCCAGGTAACGCCCCCAGTCCTACGCGCCGGCTACTACCTCATTCGCTGGAATGACACCAACGGCCGCAACGGCACAGTGCCGCTGGCGGTGAGTGAGTGAGTGAGTGAGATGTCATTGCTAGGGCGAAGCACCCGAAGGACAGCACAGCTAATCCGTCCTTTCCAATTCTCAAAGCCCTGAAAAGCAGAAAGCCCCTGACGTCCGTGTTGGCGTTGGGGGCTTTCTGCTTATCTACTATTTACGCCTCGAAAAGAAAGGATTAGTGTGCTGTCTCGAGTGCCTCGTGCTGCTCGTTCGCCATAACAACCACTCACCGCGTCAGGAGCATGGCCCCGTAGGAGTAGCCGCCCCCGAATACGGTGACGATAATGTGGTTGCCGGGCTGCAGCAGCGGCCATGTATCGGCCAGGGCAATGGCGGCGCCGGCGCAACCGGTGTTACCCAGTTCCTCGATGTTGGAAACGGCGCGCTCCTCGGGCAGGCCCAGCTGCTGCAGCACGTTTTTGGTGATGCGCAGATTGGCTTGGTGCGGAATCAGATACGTCACGTCGGCCACGCTCAGGTTGTTCTGCTCCAGAATCTGCTGAGTGACGCGCGTCATGTAGGTGCAGGCGTGGATGAACACGTCTTTGCCGAAGGGCATTACAATGCCGCGCTCCACGGGTTTCAACGTTACGGCCTGGTCGGCCTTGCCGATATTGCCGGCCCCGCCCGTCCGGATTGCCTGAACGTGCAGGTCGGCAGGCGCCAGGCGCTCCTTGGACAGCAGCAGCACCGCCGCGCCGTCGCCCCACAGGTGCCCGGCCACCGTGTCGAAGTCGTTGTTGTAGGCCGTGTTATGTTCGCTCACAACCACCAGCGCCCGTTGGGCTTTGCCCATGGCAAAGTAGCCCTCCACAATTTCCACCGCGTTCAGCAGCGAAGAGCAGGCCGAGGAAATGCTCACCACCGGAATGTCCGACACGTTCAGCTCGCGCTGCACGGCGTGCGCCACGGTGTAAATGGTATCGTGTGGGGTGTAGGTGCCACCCACAATCAGGTCGATATCGGCCGCCGGAAAAGCCGGAGCCTGTGCCAGCGCACGGCGGGTGGCTTCTAGGGCCATCGTGTTCGTATTCTCGTCAGGAGCCGCCTTGCGGCGGGCCCGGATGCCGGTACGCTCCGTTATCCACTCGTTCGAAAGGCCGTTAAGGCGAGTGAAATGTTCGTTGGTAATGATTTCGGCGGGCAGGTAAGCCGCCACCTGATGAATGTACACGGAGCGAAAAGGAGAATAAGGCGCGAAGCGGAAGTGAGGCCGCAAGGTACGGCGTTCGAAACAAGTTGCCGGCTATTCCGGCCGGGGCCCGTACTTTGCACCGGTGCCGTTCGTTGAACACGGACCTCAGGGCTGGGTTCAACGGCCTACTTACAACATTATGATGTTCCTTAATTCGCTTCGTGCGGGGTGGCTCCTGGCGGCCCTGCTGGGGGCCGGAGCCGTGCTGGCTCCGGCCGTACATGCCCAGAAATACCACACCGCCGCCGGCCTGCGGCTCGGCAAAAACAACTACGGCCTTACGGTACAACAGAAAATCTTTGAGAAAACGACCCTCGAAGGCCTCGGTTTGGTAGGATCCCGCGAAGTAAGCGCCACGCTGCTGGCCGAGCGGCACTTTGGCATCCTGGGCCCCAGCCTCAATTACTACTTCGGGGCGGGCGGCCACCTGGGCCGCAACAAGGACACGGGCGGCTTCGGGGGCTTCGATGCGCTGGCAGGAGTGGAGTACAAGGTGGCCTTTGTTCCCATCGTACTCAGCCTCGACTTCAAGCCCACCGTGGAAATCAACTCCGACGACTGGGCCCGCTTCCCTACGGCCGTCTCTATCCGCTACGTTATCATAAAAGACAAATCGAGCATTTTCGATGGCGTATTCGGCGGCGACAAAAAGAAGAAGTCGAAATCAAAGTCGAAGTCCAAAGCGAAAAGCGGCAGCGGGCGTGGCCTGTTCGATTTCTAACTTCAGCGGCTGATTGCAGGGCTAAAGCCGCCACTATGTAACTCCTGAGAACCTCCGGTAAGTAGCTCGCCAGCTACCGACCGGAGGTTCTCGGCGTTTAGAGTGGAGGTGACAGGGGTTTTTGTGTATGCAAGTTGCTGAACGATAAGTGTTTTTGAAATTAATGAGGTCTTGAGGGCTTGCAAATGAATAGGAATAGTGAAATTCATCTTGTTTAATTAATGCAATTAAAAATGAATAACTTTCAATTATAGAAATTTCATCTATCTTTAGTAGTAAGAATAGTATTGTCTTTATTACAAAAATTCCCCTAAAGATGAAAAAACATTCTGCTTCCGCGAAGTGGCCTCGGCTAGTGTGGCTTCTGGTAGTGGTCTGTTGGCCAACCCTGGTTTCTGTGCAGGCGCAGCCTACGGGATGCACTGGCACCAGTCCCGGTGGGCAGCCGGCTGATAATGGACTGTATGCTGAGTATTTCAGTGGCTATTTCGCCGATGATCCAGCTTTTTTCACTGATAACAGTCATCCGGCCAGCCTCATCC containing:
- a CDS encoding lantibiotic dehydratase; amino-acid sequence: MAATPPLKLESEKYYLLRKPLLPLQTVLDLNEQTRQEPAQLGPALLHLFRDEQLQEAIYTASPELYAELHKVLAKGLDPTGKDDRLVATLYKYLIRMSMRCTPYGLFAGCASGALAETTTFNFTGVPPLKQSRLDMNYVNELVQHLLSTTEVKYQLRYFPNNSLYAIADSYRYVEYKVKNKRRHYSITSVRKSSYLEVLLQAAGPGIHFARLVELIQAAEPEATPAEAQAYIEELIDSQLLINELEPTITGAVFFEGLPQKLAGKVAAPVVAQVAEIQQLLEAGGVRNFQRVHQLINTSFGQSSSKDLIQTDLFFRPESNTLKTEVIETVTSQLSELFALANKTNLPDLERFKKDFVERFEDREVPLLLALDSETGVGYGRAEAGRSDHLPLLDGITPRTNTAPKSAEWKKYTQLVHRLFRQAAATGAQAVELTPADLAGLEAKPDLGRNTPASLYAFGSLLASSPAALDAGDFRFALGVCSAPSAANLLGRFCYGDTALLDNVKASLQRAEPDTEEAVYAEVVHLPEARIGNILMRPHLRTYEIPFLGLSAAPAEHQITVQDLRVSVRQGQLVLRSARLNKRVIPRLSSAHNYTTGLPIYRFLCDLQKHDIYFGVSWYWDNLSSEPFLPRVQYRNIILTKATWHLTLADLQPGEGRRKPLTEAVLHQHLLDRKLPRFFCLTDHDNELLIDGHHAAARQLVVQQLEKKGRVTLTEFLATPDNCPLQGPGNTHYTNELLLPLYNGAYVPPGTPARALPLPDVTRSFAPGSEWLYLKLYAGTKTMDRVLTEKIRPLVAQLLVEGIIDKWFFIRYNDPHHHLRVRFHVPVGQESRFAQVVQAVQQTLAPELAEGLVHKLQLDTYVRELERYGAANMENSESLFYHDSQAIANVLSLLEGDEGETYRWLLALRGLDELLTDFGLELPAKKQVLQQLSEAFFQEFNGDKSLQVQLNEKYRQESRRIRSFLNPAEDEHNGIEEATQEFLVRRRESRETVAAIQGLYPQPLPASAAGFSLLASYVHMYVNRFVLSKSRLHELTLYGLLHKHYTAQAAMEKNTHSAPKPVSYAL
- a CDS encoding HlyD family efflux transporter periplasmic adaptor subunit: MPSENYYHSEVKEIMLTKPSWILKWGNVIILALLLLVFAFAAFFTYPESLTTPITLTAVRPVEVLKPRPVNWGIQAVLVKEGATVTPGTPLVAWYDAGQADYREVLRLEKLLRDYAARPPLPAGTTPSQGLLRRFFRVDTLKLGTLRGTYRMLNQQLLKQHDIPASHITQGLRQVAAWKAECISLARSTGQARINYSLPQTATPVAATQPILYVQPPAAEYVAHGYITDAQYPTVTAGQKVFVTVAELGGTRIAGRVLGVAPLAENSRHKVFICLLPTERTVLNATFSGTARIVLHNRPLLEKFLSIKS
- a CDS encoding response regulator, which translates into the protein MRIFTCGIVEDEELARALITKYVQRYSQLRLTWCIESLSDTVDEQQTPPVDLVFLDLLDKPNDSYRIGDGVRINADQFQSIIITTAYPESFVQSLGIRYSKVLTKPFTYPMFEQVVTQALALLEQ
- a CDS encoding DUF72 domain-containing protein encodes the protein MLRLQLPATNAALAFAVPSDMDFGRLSDLRYVNFRLPADHPETAAVLARALPTQPAPPAVYVGCPIWTNKAWVGSYFPLGVRETEYLHHYGRQFNSIELNTTHYRIPDAPTVRKWREAVPVTFRFCPKIPQVISHDRALYNADDLTTSFCRAIEGLGPTLGHAFLQLPPTFGPEHLPRLERYLLDFPAYVPLAVELRHPAWFSDAGLLSSVTAMLEALNKPLVLSDVAGRRDVLHMRLTTPVTFIRINGHGLVDSDFRRADDWAACIAGWLEAGLHTAYVFIHQKDIMHSPIWAEHFLRRLHELTGMAVVPPRVIPQPVQGRLF
- a CDS encoding matrixin family metalloprotease; its protein translation is MKVNFSSLLFSLLLGAGSLLPLRAQVLPTAAETRCLLLPLDPAARLDQASRIVEGEVLDASSFRGTNGRIFTRHRLRVFKQLKGPATTELMVLTEGGTLGLERQELTNTLRLAPGEQGLFFLEPVRFAGVAAGAGWQAYGSEQGFIRYELNTATAIEPFRQYPQLDAAFYQTVGGATPRLMQVNPALDAALLRRAQPPMAAKGQAPVITTLTPASLTAGTNAILTITGSGFGASRGTGSVEFRNADDGGASYTKVNDDDYISWTDTRIQVRVPSLSASRNPAGTGTVRVTTAEQVPAVSPGIVTIVFAAANVLDTNTGQRTVPGHRNFDGAGGVTFRFDASFASNVAASAAWQRALATWRCQTGINWSVGTTRTKTGVADDGENSVGFDSGPELPTGVLGRTTSYYRGCYLANGIVVFYVQEIDTQFDDATNWQFGPASPTAVQLDFETVAVHELGHAQQLSHLILPTAVMHYAIARGQRSRTLAAGSDIAGGRYVLRTRSFQPAACGPAPMLPAPLTGQLATYAAGSGTTVQWTTRDECYLNSFVVERAPADTTAGWQPVATVAAGATSGQYRFVDAQPLPGLSYYRLRLRRPDNSLDTAMPIGVTDDASALNSLQVFPNPFQTGEPLNLQYVGGSATGSLVVRFYDAVGRYLGGSRLDYLPGLNQFQVTPPVLRAGYYLIRWNDTNGRNGTVPLAVSE
- a CDS encoding 3-oxoacyl-ACP synthase III family protein, which produces MYIHQVAAYLPAEIITNEHFTRLNGLSNEWITERTGIRARRKAAPDENTNTMALEATRRALAQAPAFPAADIDLIVGGTYTPHDTIYTVAHAVQRELNVSDIPVVSISSACSSLLNAVEIVEGYFAMGKAQRALVVVSEHNTAYNNDFDTVAGHLWGDGAAVLLLSKERLAPADLHVQAIRTGGAGNIGKADQAVTLKPVERGIVMPFGKDVFIHACTYMTRVTQQILEQNNLSVADVTYLIPHQANLRITKNVLQQLGLPEERAVSNIEELGNTGCAGAAIALADTWPLLQPGNHIIVTVFGGGYSYGAMLLTR